A genomic region of Gemmata massiliana contains the following coding sequences:
- a CDS encoding outer membrane protein assembly factor BamB family protein produces the protein MYRYAAIALVLSVPTVHAADFEKEKEQNWHHWRGPNADGSAPRANPPVKWDAKTNISWKAELTGRGSATPIVWGDRVFVLTAVKTDRKAKPEEMPKPDTRFDVKTDPPTNFHKFFVMCFVRTNGKKLWEKLVAEMVPHEGHHATHSYAAGSPTTDGKFLYVSFGSFGTYCLDFDGNVKWERTDLGRMHTRLGWGEAVTPVVYGDALLLNFDQEADAKLHCLDVATGKTKWVVKREEKTTWSTPYVVEHGGKTQVITNGTTRVRSYDLATGAVIWECAGMTVNPIPSPVKFGDSVICVSGYRGYMALSVPLASTGDLGTKGKVNWRYPAGTPYVPSPVLVGDSLYFTQANDALLTVLDAKTGKAIVEKEQLPTVRSFYASPIAAAGRVYFVDRNGVTVVLKAGDSVDVLSVNKLNDLIDASPVAVGKQLFLRGEKYLYCIEEK, from the coding sequence GTGTACCGTTACGCTGCAATCGCCCTTGTCTTGTCAGTCCCAACCGTTCACGCCGCGGACTTCGAGAAAGAGAAGGAACAGAACTGGCACCACTGGCGCGGGCCGAACGCGGACGGCTCAGCTCCGCGGGCGAATCCGCCCGTGAAGTGGGACGCAAAGACCAACATTTCGTGGAAGGCGGAACTGACGGGGCGCGGGTCGGCCACGCCGATCGTCTGGGGCGACCGCGTGTTCGTTCTGACCGCGGTGAAGACCGACCGCAAGGCGAAGCCCGAAGAGATGCCCAAGCCGGACACGCGGTTCGACGTGAAGACCGATCCGCCGACGAACTTCCACAAATTTTTCGTGATGTGCTTCGTTCGGACCAACGGCAAGAAACTGTGGGAGAAACTCGTTGCCGAAATGGTCCCGCACGAGGGGCACCACGCGACGCACTCCTACGCGGCCGGTTCGCCCACCACCGACGGCAAGTTCCTGTACGTGTCGTTCGGGTCGTTCGGAACGTACTGCCTGGACTTCGACGGCAACGTGAAGTGGGAGCGCACGGATTTGGGGCGCATGCACACGCGGCTCGGGTGGGGCGAGGCCGTCACGCCGGTTGTGTACGGGGACGCACTACTCCTGAACTTCGACCAGGAGGCGGACGCCAAACTGCATTGCCTTGATGTTGCTACAGGAAAGACCAAATGGGTGGTGAAACGCGAAGAGAAGACCACCTGGTCGACTCCCTACGTCGTTGAACACGGCGGGAAAACACAAGTAATTACGAACGGCACGACGCGCGTTCGCAGCTACGATTTGGCGACGGGCGCGGTCATCTGGGAATGTGCCGGCATGACCGTGAACCCGATCCCGTCCCCGGTAAAGTTCGGCGATTCGGTCATCTGCGTCAGCGGGTACCGAGGGTACATGGCTCTCTCGGTGCCGCTCGCGTCTACCGGCGACCTCGGCACGAAGGGCAAAGTGAACTGGCGCTACCCGGCCGGGACGCCCTACGTACCGTCGCCGGTTCTCGTCGGCGACTCCCTCTACTTCACTCAAGCGAACGACGCTCTGCTCACCGTACTCGATGCGAAAACGGGCAAGGCCATCGTTGAGAAGGAGCAACTCCCGACCGTGAGGAGCTTCTACGCTTCGCCAATCGCGGCCGCGGGCCGCGTGTACTTCGTTGATCGCAACGGGGTCACGGTGGTGCTCAAGGCGGGCGACAGTGTGGACGTCCTGTCGGTCAACAAGCTCAACGACCTCATTGACGCTTCGCCCGTTGCGGTGGGCAAACAGTTGTTCTTGCGCGGCGAAAAGTACTTGTACTGCATCGAAGAGAAGTGA
- a CDS encoding reverse transcriptase domain-containing protein: MSAPRSAPAWLLLPLPANADADAGLIATIEQHCAKLPGTFKALHTALDRVRALASYEPAVNRANELIWTQFDALLEAPDKKARLEFVRYAREHLPERACARVLRRLAKDADMEVRRTVIRAVRKAKIEEVAVPAQKDGDWNPTGWLLPSEELKITRHKPGTRTQERSGVPILTKLKDVRKLLNIKSPNQLGFFLLASDHKNGPYSTHTIPKRDGTDRMICAPKKQLKWVQKQILKHILSKIPPHSAAHGFVNGRSTVSNATPHVGAELIVKFDLKDFFPTIHYFRVMGLFASLGYPVDNCMFGTKDEAKQVAPVLARLCCYTPDPTQWGTATLPQGAPTSPAISNLVCRRLDARLTGLAKANKGTFTRYADDLTFSFPKAEGLKLGRFRWWVDQLCQHEGFVVNQEKFRVIRDSQRQVVTGIVVNDALRVPRELRRELRAILHNCATHDIESQAKRHPKFNGNVAAFTQYLRGIAAYLNMVQPEHGGALLRRVNELLGGPIGDSDETPDAKAGDE, from the coding sequence ATGTCCGCTCCACGATCCGCCCCGGCGTGGCTGCTCCTGCCACTACCCGCGAACGCGGACGCCGACGCCGGCCTAATCGCAACCATCGAACAGCACTGCGCCAAGTTACCCGGAACGTTCAAGGCGCTCCATACCGCACTCGATCGGGTTCGTGCCCTCGCAAGTTATGAACCGGCCGTGAACCGGGCGAACGAGTTAATCTGGACACAGTTCGACGCGCTCCTCGAAGCCCCCGACAAAAAGGCCCGACTCGAATTCGTTCGCTACGCCCGCGAGCACCTGCCGGAACGCGCCTGTGCCCGCGTGCTCCGGCGCCTTGCGAAAGACGCGGACATGGAAGTGCGCCGGACCGTGATCAGGGCCGTGCGCAAAGCGAAAATCGAGGAAGTCGCGGTCCCCGCCCAAAAGGACGGCGACTGGAACCCGACGGGGTGGCTTCTCCCGAGCGAGGAGTTGAAGATCACCCGGCACAAGCCCGGCACACGCACCCAGGAACGCAGCGGGGTTCCGATCCTCACGAAACTCAAGGACGTGCGGAAGCTGCTGAACATCAAATCACCGAACCAACTCGGGTTCTTCCTGCTCGCGAGCGATCACAAGAACGGCCCGTACAGCACGCACACGATCCCCAAGCGCGACGGCACCGACCGAATGATTTGCGCCCCCAAGAAACAGTTGAAGTGGGTGCAGAAGCAGATTCTGAAGCACATTTTGAGCAAGATCCCGCCGCACTCGGCCGCGCACGGGTTCGTCAACGGGCGCTCCACCGTGAGCAACGCGACGCCCCACGTCGGCGCGGAACTGATCGTAAAATTCGACCTCAAAGACTTCTTCCCCACAATCCACTACTTCCGCGTGATGGGGCTGTTCGCGAGCCTCGGGTACCCGGTCGATAATTGCATGTTCGGTACGAAGGACGAAGCCAAACAGGTCGCCCCTGTACTCGCGCGCCTGTGCTGCTACACGCCCGACCCCACGCAGTGGGGCACTGCAACGCTCCCGCAAGGCGCGCCCACCTCCCCCGCGATCTCGAACCTCGTGTGCCGGCGGCTTGACGCGCGCCTCACGGGGTTGGCCAAAGCTAATAAGGGCACGTTCACGCGCTACGCGGACGATCTCACTTTTTCGTTCCCAAAGGCGGAGGGGCTGAAACTCGGGCGATTCCGCTGGTGGGTGGATCAACTGTGTCAGCATGAAGGGTTCGTGGTGAACCAGGAGAAGTTCCGCGTTATCCGCGATTCTCAGCGCCAGGTGGTGACCGGGATCGTGGTAAACGACGCCCTCCGCGTGCCCCGCGAACTACGGCGCGAACTTCGCGCGATCCTCCACAACTGCGCGACTCACGACATCGAATCGCAAGCGAAGCGGCACCCGAAGTTCAACGGCAACGTCGCGGCGTTCACGCAATACCTGCGCGGGATCGCGGCTTACCTCAACATGGTGCAACCCGAGCACGGCGGTGCCCTGCTCCGCCGCGTCAACGAGCTGCTCGGCGGACCGATCGGTGACAGCGACGAAACACCGGACGCGAAAGCGGGTGACGAATGA
- a CDS encoding AAA family ATPase — MLIAMTGLPGSGKSTLASRLAGTLGGVVLSKDVIRAALFAPSVLDYSAAQDEIAMSAVYRAAEYILRADPVRAVFLDGRTFSKSGQLDAPIALAVTLNQPLQVIECACSDTVARARLEADHRAGTHPAGNRTPEMYTRVRAAAVPLTVPRLTLDTGALTLEDCVSRALAYLSRH, encoded by the coding sequence GTGCTGATTGCAATGACCGGCTTGCCCGGTAGCGGAAAAAGTACGCTCGCCTCACGTCTTGCAGGGACTCTCGGCGGTGTTGTGCTGAGCAAGGACGTGATTCGAGCCGCGCTCTTTGCGCCGAGTGTGCTCGACTATTCGGCCGCGCAGGACGAAATCGCGATGTCCGCGGTGTACCGTGCGGCCGAGTACATCCTCAGAGCCGATCCCGTGCGCGCCGTCTTTCTCGACGGGCGCACGTTCAGCAAATCGGGGCAACTCGACGCACCAATCGCCCTGGCAGTGACGCTCAATCAGCCGCTTCAAGTTATCGAGTGTGCGTGTTCGGATACTGTGGCCCGTGCTCGGCTCGAAGCGGACCACCGCGCGGGCACGCATCCCGCGGGGAACCGCACGCCGGAGATGTACACTCGCGTGAGGGCTGCGGCCGTGCCGCTCACCGTTCCGCGACTCACGCTTGATACCGGCGCGCTCACACTTGAAGATTGCGTGAGCCGGGCGCTCGCGTACCTTTCTCGCCACTAA
- a CDS encoding methyl-accepting chemotaxis protein, which translates to MSTQMATKFGNLGIGTRLIGGFLLLAVACAAVGFWGIRSMTQINQSLENANGNLIPSLRAVTDLRGSIGAVQRTERSLLVALRAKDEATRTQAGGAMETAWAKARDAQKRYDALPMIDKEKKLWNELLPRLEEFRKDHEATIAALKTGHIEQAEKLCLASNANALKLNGLLNDLCDLQGEISERDAKDAQELFASAKTTMYAVIGGAVLVAIGLGVFFRNLIVNPLNTTVKVLQAVASGDLTQKATVTSTDEFGQMGAALNATVQGIHTALQQDKVNWDVVGKQRAENADFAGQIAAIGRAQAVIEFKMDGTIASANENFLRTMGYSLSEVQGRNHSMFVEPAVTSSSEYRDFWTRLNRGEYSAAEFKRVGKGGKEVWIQGSYNPIFDLNGKPYKVVKYATDITAAKMLEQKVKEDAAELQHKVATIVTSVTALAAGDFTQQAPDLGTDAVGQMGVALNKAIVSVRTALEGVREVSMQLADASGQLSAASEEISTGAQEQASSLEETASTLEEITATVKQNSDSAQQARQLASGSKEVAERGGQVVSNAVDAMSEINQSSKKIADIITTIDEIAFQTNLLALNAAVEAARAGEQGRGFAVVASEVRNLAQRSATSAKEIKSLIEDSVKKVDAGTELVNQSGSTLGEIVTSVKRVTDIITEIAAASKEQSTGIDQVNKAVSQMDSVTQRNASQTEEMSATAQTLTDQAAQLRDLVARFKLGDNGQFVPRPAARPARTKAPVTKPRPAVARAMSAGHSNGNGHAHELDRLGNGDGDGFTEF; encoded by the coding sequence ATGTCGACGCAGATGGCAACGAAGTTCGGTAACCTCGGGATCGGCACCCGCCTCATTGGAGGGTTCCTGCTGCTGGCCGTCGCGTGCGCGGCGGTCGGGTTCTGGGGCATCCGGTCCATGACTCAGATCAACCAGTCCCTGGAGAACGCCAACGGGAACCTGATCCCGTCTCTCCGGGCCGTCACCGACCTGCGGGGCAGCATCGGCGCGGTCCAGCGGACCGAACGCTCGCTTCTCGTGGCCCTTCGCGCCAAGGACGAGGCCACCCGGACCCAAGCGGGTGGGGCGATGGAAACCGCGTGGGCAAAAGCACGCGACGCACAAAAGCGCTACGACGCGCTCCCCATGATCGACAAAGAAAAGAAGCTCTGGAACGAGCTCCTCCCGCGCCTGGAAGAGTTCCGCAAGGACCACGAAGCGACGATCGCGGCTCTGAAAACCGGGCACATCGAACAGGCCGAGAAACTGTGCCTCGCCTCGAACGCGAACGCACTCAAGCTGAACGGACTGCTTAACGACCTCTGCGACCTGCAGGGCGAAATCTCCGAGCGCGACGCCAAGGACGCTCAGGAACTGTTCGCGTCCGCCAAAACGACCATGTACGCGGTGATCGGGGGCGCGGTGCTCGTGGCCATCGGCCTCGGGGTCTTCTTCCGCAACCTGATCGTGAACCCGTTGAACACCACGGTGAAGGTGCTCCAGGCCGTGGCCTCGGGCGACCTGACACAGAAGGCGACGGTGACCTCGACCGACGAGTTCGGGCAGATGGGTGCCGCCCTTAATGCCACGGTCCAGGGCATCCACACGGCCCTCCAACAGGACAAGGTCAACTGGGACGTCGTGGGCAAACAGCGCGCGGAGAACGCGGACTTCGCGGGCCAGATCGCGGCCATCGGGCGCGCCCAAGCGGTGATCGAATTCAAAATGGACGGGACCATCGCGAGCGCCAACGAGAACTTCCTGCGCACGATGGGCTACAGCCTCTCCGAGGTCCAGGGCCGCAACCACAGTATGTTCGTCGAGCCGGCCGTCACATCGAGTTCTGAGTACCGCGATTTCTGGACCCGACTCAACCGCGGGGAGTATTCCGCGGCCGAATTCAAGCGCGTCGGCAAGGGCGGCAAGGAAGTATGGATTCAGGGCTCGTACAACCCGATCTTCGATTTGAACGGCAAGCCCTACAAGGTCGTCAAGTACGCGACCGACATCACGGCGGCCAAGATGCTCGAACAGAAGGTCAAGGAGGACGCGGCCGAATTGCAACACAAGGTCGCCACGATCGTGACCTCGGTGACGGCCCTGGCCGCCGGGGACTTCACCCAGCAGGCCCCGGACCTGGGCACCGACGCGGTCGGGCAGATGGGCGTCGCGCTCAACAAAGCGATCGTGTCCGTGCGCACCGCGCTGGAGGGCGTGCGCGAGGTGTCCATGCAGCTCGCCGACGCCTCGGGCCAGTTGTCCGCGGCCAGCGAGGAAATCTCGACGGGCGCTCAAGAACAGGCGTCGAGCCTCGAAGAAACGGCCAGCACCCTCGAAGAAATCACCGCCACGGTCAAGCAGAACTCGGACAGCGCCCAGCAAGCGCGTCAGCTCGCGAGCGGGTCCAAGGAAGTGGCCGAGCGCGGGGGCCAGGTCGTCAGTAACGCGGTGGACGCGATGAGTGAAATCAATCAGTCGTCCAAGAAGATCGCCGACATCATTACGACGATCGACGAGATCGCATTCCAGACCAACCTGCTCGCCCTCAACGCCGCCGTCGAAGCCGCGCGAGCCGGCGAACAGGGGCGCGGGTTCGCCGTTGTCGCATCCGAGGTGCGCAACTTGGCCCAGCGCAGTGCCACATCCGCCAAAGAGATCAAGTCACTGATCGAGGATTCGGTCAAGAAGGTCGATGCGGGCACCGAATTGGTGAACCAGTCCGGTTCAACGCTCGGTGAGATTGTCACTTCGGTCAAGCGCGTGACCGACATCATCACCGAGATCGCCGCGGCAAGTAAGGAACAGTCCACGGGCATCGATCAGGTGAACAAGGCCGTCTCGCAGATGGACTCCGTCACCCAGCGCAATGCCTCGCAAACAGAGGAGATGTCGGCCACCGCTCAAACGCTCACGGATCAGGCGGCCCAGCTCCGCGACCTCGTAGCCCGGTTCAAACTCGGTGACAACGGACAGTTCGTTCCGCGCCCGGCGGCTAGGCCCGCTCGCACAAAAGCCCCGGTGACCAAGCCCCGGCCCGCAGTAGCCCGCGCGATGAGCGCCGGGCACTCCAATGGCAATGGGCACGCTCACGAACTCGACCGCCTCGGCAACGGAGACGGTGACGGGTTCACCGAGTTCTAA
- a CDS encoding S1 family peptidase, whose amino-acid sequence MRAENDGAGSGFVVDVQKRLLVTCRHVVADRKKVDVFLPWYRDGELVTDRREYLRNRPMLRESGLFVSGTVLKTSDEFDLALVELESLPNGAKAVAFATQAPQMGELLRVIGHRIDLDTVWNTTVGPLRTSGKLSDGYFWHGKKLALGANALIAQLPTDEGDSGGPVFNARGEVVGMDCALRRSCPLAAIVISASDIRTFLNVPPNSVKDAEPASIAEALTRATVWIRPTATDVHLAGTLIEKDLILTCARGLTVMDRVGVALPLHDGDRWVSERSAYRDPLALHLRTAYRSGVVLARDAARDLALIRLDSGSDHTKPLSLAPRVPKPGDALHAMSHPGGLEFAWVYATGAVRQRGCLALDAGEKAPVVNVLVGQLPAQAGSPGGPLVNVRGELVGVLASREGAQQVGYAATTDEIRAFLDVALCDRPARTLTGLLARVESIPAHQARLLARGFGLRAEHHRSAGLFAEAKCDCDHAVMLDAGCVGARLCRALMFEPEAALAELDTAVEKGPFHRDVLVRRAVLAIGAKGFRKARGDLERVLDVCPADTEAREGLARAFLGLGDDTKAATALGDSVRTDFHRIKSVAKLVTDHADVLEQKFPDSPGTVSEWLTKVLGAIEKGARDPKTKGAITDLLKSASSAQNDRERLKLLRAGISALRVPAGH is encoded by the coding sequence GTGCGGGCGGAAAACGACGGCGCGGGCAGTGGGTTCGTCGTCGATGTCCAGAAACGCCTGCTCGTCACCTGTCGGCACGTCGTCGCGGACCGCAAGAAGGTCGATGTGTTCCTGCCCTGGTACCGCGACGGGGAACTCGTTACGGACCGGCGCGAGTACCTCCGTAATCGACCGATGCTTCGCGAAAGCGGATTATTCGTCTCGGGCACGGTGCTAAAAACTTCAGACGAATTCGACCTCGCGCTCGTGGAACTCGAATCTCTTCCCAACGGTGCGAAAGCCGTTGCGTTTGCGACACAAGCACCACAAATGGGCGAATTACTTCGTGTGATCGGGCACCGGATCGACCTCGATACGGTCTGGAACACGACCGTCGGCCCACTGCGCACGAGCGGCAAACTCTCGGACGGATACTTCTGGCACGGGAAAAAGCTCGCGCTGGGGGCGAACGCGCTCATCGCTCAGCTCCCCACGGACGAGGGCGATTCCGGCGGACCGGTGTTCAACGCGCGCGGCGAAGTTGTGGGGATGGATTGCGCGCTGCGTCGCTCGTGCCCACTTGCGGCTATCGTGATCTCAGCGAGTGACATCCGGACCTTCCTGAACGTGCCTCCGAACTCTGTCAAGGATGCGGAACCGGCTTCGATTGCTGAGGCGCTCACGCGGGCGACTGTGTGGATTCGTCCCACAGCGACCGACGTTCATTTGGCCGGCACTCTGATCGAGAAAGACCTTATTCTCACATGCGCACGCGGACTGACTGTGATGGATCGCGTCGGCGTGGCCCTTCCGCTGCACGACGGTGATCGTTGGGTGAGCGAGCGCAGCGCGTATCGCGACCCACTCGCGTTGCACCTCCGTACCGCGTACCGTAGCGGTGTCGTTCTCGCACGCGACGCGGCACGCGATCTGGCCCTTATTCGACTCGATTCCGGTTCGGACCACACGAAGCCGCTCTCGCTTGCGCCTCGTGTGCCGAAGCCGGGCGATGCGCTCCACGCGATGAGTCACCCCGGCGGGCTGGAGTTCGCGTGGGTGTACGCGACTGGTGCCGTTCGGCAGCGCGGGTGCTTAGCGCTGGATGCCGGCGAGAAGGCCCCTGTGGTGAACGTGCTCGTGGGGCAGTTGCCGGCTCAGGCGGGCTCTCCGGGCGGGCCGCTGGTGAATGTTCGCGGGGAACTGGTCGGGGTGCTGGCATCGCGCGAAGGCGCGCAGCAAGTCGGGTACGCAGCAACAACGGACGAGATTCGAGCGTTTCTGGATGTCGCGTTGTGTGATCGTCCGGCGCGCACGCTGACCGGCTTGCTCGCCCGCGTTGAATCCATCCCCGCGCATCAGGCGCGATTACTTGCCCGCGGATTCGGTCTGCGGGCGGAACACCACCGGTCTGCGGGGCTGTTCGCAGAAGCGAAATGTGATTGCGACCATGCGGTGATGCTCGACGCCGGTTGTGTGGGGGCTCGTTTGTGTCGGGCGCTCATGTTCGAGCCGGAGGCAGCACTAGCGGAACTCGATACGGCTGTTGAGAAGGGACCGTTTCATCGCGACGTTCTCGTGCGCCGGGCCGTCCTTGCGATTGGCGCGAAGGGCTTTCGCAAGGCACGAGGAGATCTGGAGCGCGTGCTAGACGTATGCCCCGCGGACACCGAAGCACGCGAGGGATTGGCCCGTGCGTTTTTGGGGCTGGGTGACGACACCAAGGCCGCAACCGCGCTTGGCGACTCAGTGCGAACCGATTTCCACCGGATCAAGTCGGTTGCAAAACTGGTGACTGATCACGCGGACGTACTGGAACAGAAGTTTCCCGATTCACCGGGCACCGTGTCGGAGTGGCTCACGAAGGTGCTCGGCGCGATCGAGAAGGGCGCGCGCGACCCGAAGACAAAGGGCGCGATCACGGACCTGCTCAAGTCCGCGAGTTCTGCGCAGAACGATCGGGAACGGTTGAAACTATTGCGAGCGGGAATCTCCGCGCTTCGGGTGCCCGCTGGTCACTGA
- a CDS encoding HEAT repeat domain-containing protein translates to MRVPNDHPLARTYTLLDPDLNTAAAESFRGTTEVTEREGLVELLLNRETSATAASAAVRSLEADDSPIARDAIVRALNSPHPSIRILAAGEAVRRKMIPDTSRELVRLLTTDPFWQVRRATVNALAEGAQRELLIPASNDPHWRVRYALGQWLEEWGRDPGNRERVLGLLLTPTPHATRLRDYLLYSWTGEVPAERTANDPQSWCPFWDWDPAVLARNLELLGGAGRRDALNTLIRLVNHPDERVRAWVILALREDGTPEQWEGAIGSLGDPREDTAPVLDALTRGVELDRIEEIAKFILCRPSALPPVLETLPGYSQTIAQAWAAAQAGEAFPAEDIRAELERLKSDILPSSPYVAPPFAPDHPHARAASLTPDRAKELVETPTLETSWFVLSRAAKMCRVPVWKLAPETPWKPPATPRVAAEPLTLPPITLVRPRQIGPGGPIVSPLGVSGHYGLPVEGYVRAAEEGANLFFWEPNYATLTRFMTRLAPSDRRGVHMLVGTFEADPAKIRKDVERALRNMKLERLSIFLIFWTQSWRRITPDVREELEALKRDGLVQVFGLSTHNRGIARDAILEGWNPVMVRHSAAHRKAETEVFPFAQERGTSIFTFNNTCYGRLLDPSFRPSDCFRYTLNTPGVSACFTAPSTMEYLEENLDALRNPELPDDVRERLLKRGEWMYREDTIFRKTVRAEV, encoded by the coding sequence ATGCGCGTTCCAAACGATCACCCCCTGGCCCGCACCTACACCTTGCTCGACCCGGACCTGAACACGGCCGCGGCCGAGTCGTTTCGGGGCACAACGGAAGTGACCGAACGCGAGGGGTTGGTCGAACTGCTGTTAAACCGCGAAACGAGTGCGACTGCGGCGAGCGCGGCGGTTCGGAGCCTCGAAGCCGATGATTCGCCGATCGCACGCGACGCAATCGTGCGCGCACTAAATAGCCCGCACCCGAGTATTCGGATTCTGGCCGCGGGCGAGGCGGTTCGGCGAAAGATGATCCCCGACACGAGTCGGGAACTGGTTCGGCTTCTCACCACGGACCCGTTTTGGCAGGTGCGCCGGGCGACCGTAAACGCACTGGCTGAAGGTGCGCAACGCGAACTGTTAATACCAGCATCGAACGATCCGCACTGGCGTGTGCGTTACGCGCTCGGTCAGTGGCTCGAAGAATGGGGCCGCGATCCGGGTAACCGAGAACGTGTGCTCGGACTTCTACTCACCCCCACACCACACGCGACCCGACTCCGCGACTACCTGCTCTATAGCTGGACGGGCGAGGTGCCCGCCGAGCGAACCGCGAACGATCCGCAATCGTGGTGCCCGTTCTGGGACTGGGACCCCGCGGTACTCGCGCGGAACCTGGAACTGCTCGGCGGGGCCGGTCGACGCGACGCCCTCAATACTCTCATTCGCCTCGTGAATCATCCCGACGAGCGCGTTCGAGCATGGGTGATTCTCGCGCTGCGTGAAGACGGTACCCCGGAGCAATGGGAGGGGGCAATCGGCTCGCTCGGCGACCCGCGTGAAGACACCGCACCCGTACTCGATGCGCTTACGCGGGGCGTCGAACTCGATCGCATTGAAGAAATTGCGAAGTTTATTCTGTGCCGCCCATCCGCCCTCCCGCCTGTACTCGAAACGCTTCCGGGATACTCTCAGACAATTGCACAAGCGTGGGCCGCGGCGCAGGCAGGTGAAGCGTTTCCCGCGGAGGACATCCGCGCGGAGTTGGAGCGACTGAAGTCCGACATCCTCCCATCGAGCCCCTACGTCGCGCCGCCATTCGCACCCGATCACCCGCACGCACGGGCGGCGTCACTGACACCTGATCGTGCCAAAGAACTGGTCGAAACTCCGACACTCGAAACGTCCTGGTTCGTGCTATCACGGGCCGCGAAGATGTGTCGCGTTCCGGTGTGGAAACTCGCCCCTGAAACACCTTGGAAACCACCCGCAACTCCGCGTGTGGCCGCGGAACCGCTGACATTGCCACCAATTACGCTCGTGCGCCCGCGACAAATTGGACCCGGCGGGCCGATCGTATCGCCCCTCGGAGTGTCCGGGCACTACGGCTTACCCGTAGAGGGGTATGTGCGTGCGGCGGAGGAGGGGGCGAATCTGTTCTTCTGGGAGCCGAACTACGCCACGCTCACGCGGTTCATGACGCGGCTCGCGCCGAGCGACCGGCGCGGGGTCCACATGCTAGTGGGCACCTTCGAGGCGGACCCAGCGAAGATTCGCAAAGACGTGGAGCGTGCCCTCCGCAACATGAAACTGGAGCGCCTCAGCATCTTCCTGATCTTCTGGACGCAGTCGTGGCGCAGGATCACACCGGACGTGCGCGAGGAACTCGAAGCACTCAAACGGGACGGTCTGGTGCAAGTGTTCGGGCTTTCGACTCACAACCGCGGGATCGCCCGCGACGCGATTCTTGAGGGTTGGAACCCGGTCATGGTGCGCCACAGCGCCGCACACCGGAAAGCAGAAACCGAAGTATTCCCATTCGCGCAAGAACGCGGCACATCGATCTTCACGTTCAACAACACGTGCTACGGCCGGTTGCTCGATCCGTCGTTCCGTCCGAGCGATTGCTTCCGGTACACACTGAACACGCCCGGCGTGTCGGCGTGCTTCACTGCACCGTCAACGATGGAGTACCTGGAAGAGAACCTCGACGCGCTCCGCAACCCGGAGCTGCCCGACGACGTGCGGGAACGATTGCTCAAACGCGGCGAATGGATGTATCGCGAAGACACGATCTTCCGCAAGACGGTCCGCGCGGAAGTGTGA
- a CDS encoding formylglycine-generating enzyme family protein, producing MKPDDEDETPSADDGAQFPSAKAMGELEALTKEKATAARALAAWKIVTAASANSDAHAVMDFARDHELVLPCEHTDPTTRANLSWVNPIDGSQMIWIPAGKFTYGTGGESAYCAGFSLARWPVTNEQYAQFIGETGYEPDKAHPDYDAYLSNWTSTGPPKGKERHPVTFVSLFDAFAYCKWAGLIIPTEWMWEKAARGTDGRPYPWGTGASGNKKLAHVEAASTCEVGKFSHVRSPYGCEELTGNVSEWCQPAAPKAAIGDFPPLNPIVSVPGTSETVETGVRGACYLRTSAESMKSNHRRNLSVARRNQWVGFRPACVLPVRPA from the coding sequence ATGAAACCCGACGACGAAGACGAAACCCCAAGTGCGGACGACGGTGCGCAGTTCCCGTCTGCGAAAGCTATGGGTGAACTGGAAGCTCTCACCAAGGAGAAAGCGACCGCAGCCCGTGCGCTCGCGGCATGGAAGATCGTCACCGCGGCGTCCGCCAATTCCGACGCGCACGCGGTCATGGACTTCGCGCGCGACCACGAACTGGTACTCCCGTGTGAGCACACTGACCCCACAACGCGCGCGAACCTGAGTTGGGTGAACCCGATCGACGGCTCCCAGATGATCTGGATACCCGCGGGTAAATTCACTTACGGCACGGGGGGCGAATCCGCCTACTGTGCCGGGTTCTCACTCGCGCGCTGGCCGGTCACCAACGAGCAGTACGCACAGTTCATTGGCGAAACTGGCTACGAGCCGGACAAGGCGCACCCGGACTACGACGCCTACCTCTCGAACTGGACCAGCACCGGCCCGCCCAAGGGTAAGGAAAGGCACCCGGTCACGTTCGTATCACTGTTCGATGCGTTCGCGTACTGCAAGTGGGCCGGGCTGATAATCCCGACGGAGTGGATGTGGGAGAAGGCCGCACGCGGAACCGACGGGCGGCCGTATCCGTGGGGTACGGGAGCGTCCGGGAACAAGAAACTCGCGCACGTAGAAGCCGCCTCTACGTGCGAGGTGGGCAAGTTCTCACACGTCCGCTCGCCTTACGGGTGCGAGGAGCTAACCGGGAACGTCTCGGAGTGGTGCCAACCCGCAGCGCCAAAAGCCGCGATCGGCGATTTCCCCCCTCTGAATCCGATCGTTTCGGTCCCCGGCACCAGCGAAACAGTTGAGACTGGAGTTCGCGGGGCGTGCTACCTGCGCACATCGGCGGAATCAATGAAAAGCAATCACCGCCGAAACCTCTCGGTCGCTCGGCGCAACCAGTGGGTTGGCTTCCGCCCCGCGTGCGTACTCCCTGTTCGTCCGGCTTAA